The following nucleotide sequence is from Gemmatimonadota bacterium.
GCGTATGGGGCGCCATCAGCCGTGGAGCTGCCGACTCGGCCGGAGCTGGTCCGGCCCGCATCCGGAAGTGGCGCCGAGGCGGTCACGGACCTCGCGCTCCTGCGCATCCGCGGCACGGGCACTCGTTTGCTGGAGGTAGCGATGATGCGGATCCGGAGGTGGACGCTCACGTGCGCGGTCGTCGGAGCGGCGCTGTCGGTCGCCACGCCGGTGACGGCCCAGCAGGCGGGCGAGTACCAGCGCTCCAGCTCCGGCACTCGCATGCTGGAGTTCCCCAACGGCACGGCCATCCGCTTGCTCCTGGACGCATCCAATCTGGGCTCCTCCGAGCTCGAGGTGGCCGAGATCACCTTCCCGGTCGGCACGGATCCAGCGAGCGGGCACCGGCACGGAGCCACGGAGATCTTCTACGTGGTCGAAGGCGTTCTGGGGCACGTGGTCAACGACGAAGAGCATCGCCTCGAGCCCGGGATGGTGGGCGTGGTCAAGCCGGGCGACATGGTCACGCATCGGGTCCTGTCCGACGTTCCCGTCAAGGCGTTGGTGCTGTGGCTGCCGGGGGGAGAGGCGAACCGAATCGCGCCGTACGAACGCTGGACACCGATCCCGGAGCGGTGAGGCTCTCTCCTTTGGCGGCGACCCTGCCCGACCCCTGACCCCCGTCTCGCCCGCTTCTCGCCTCTCCGGGTGAACCCCTTCTCCCGGATGCGGTGCATGGCGACCTCACAGGAATGGCAGCTCGCGGGCGGCGCGGCCGAGCGCTACGCGTCCGTGCTCGTGCCCACGATCCTGGGCCCCGCGGCGGAAGCGCTCGTCCGCTGGGTAGTCCCGCGACCCGGAGAGGTCGTGCTGGACCTCGGCTGCGGAACGGGCGCGGCCACACGCGCGGCGGCCCGGGCCGTCGGCAGCGCGGGACACGTCTTCGGCGTGGACGTCCAGCCCGGGATGCTCGACGTGGCGGCGCGCACGTCGCCGATCGGGGACACGGTGGAGTGGATCGAGGGCTCCGCTCTGGCGCTCCCGCTGCCGGACCACTCGGTCACGCTCGCGCTGGGCGCTCAGGTCCTGCAGTTCCTCCCGGACCGAGCCAGCGCGCTTCGTGAGCTCAAGCGCGTGCTCCAGTCCGGGGGCCGGCTGGCGGTGAGCCTGTGGGCTCCTCGCGCCGAAAGCCCCTGGTTCGATCACCTCGTTCGAGCGGTCGAAGCGGAGATCGGCCCGGACGTCGCGGGCGGACTCGACGCAGCGTTCGCGTTGACGGACGCCGCGGAGCTCGAGTCCTTGTTGGCGAGCGCGGGACTGACGGACGTGGAGTCCACACACGCTCGTCTGGATCTGCGCATCCCGGGCGGCGCGCAGTTCGTCCGCCGCCACGTCGCGGCCACGCCCATGGCTGCGGGGTTCACCGCGGCTCCAGGCGACGTGCAGGAGGCCGTCGTGGCGCGCGTGGCGGAAGGCATGCGCGGATACGAGCGCGGCCAGGACTACGTCGTCCCTTTCACCCTGGTCCTGGGCCGCGCCCGGGGGTA
It contains:
- a CDS encoding cupin domain-containing protein, with translation MELPTRPELVRPASGSGAEAVTDLALLRIRGTGTRLLEVAMMRIRRWTLTCAVVGAALSVATPVTAQQAGEYQRSSSGTRMLEFPNGTAIRLLLDASNLGSSELEVAEITFPVGTDPASGHRHGATEIFYVVEGVLGHVVNDEEHRLEPGMVGVVKPGDMVTHRVLSDVPVKALVLWLPGGEANRIAPYERWTPIPER
- a CDS encoding methyltransferase domain-containing protein produces the protein MATSQEWQLAGGAAERYASVLVPTILGPAAEALVRWVVPRPGEVVLDLGCGTGAATRAAARAVGSAGHVFGVDVQPGMLDVAARTSPIGDTVEWIEGSALALPLPDHSVTLALGAQVLQFLPDRASALRELKRVLQSGGRLAVSLWAPRAESPWFDHLVRAVEAEIGPDVAGGLDAAFALTDAAELESLLASAGLTDVESTHARLDLRIPGGAQFVRRHVAATPMAAGFTAAPGDVQEAVVARVAEGMRGYERGQDYVVPFTLVLGRARG